One segment of Nostoc flagelliforme CCNUN1 DNA contains the following:
- a CDS encoding NmrA family NAD(P)-binding protein: protein MSNFPDRTESNTDKVLLIGVTGGTGGNVVKGFLEQKVTNLRVITREIDLNRPALAKLNDAGVELVKANLDDEISLIEAFTGISAVYCHATSADSAKIDPLEVERARRVAQVAKQADIKHFVYNSAGGADRNSRIPRIEQKYQVEKILKEVGLPTTMLRACLFMEEFWKKYTRPSILKGSFPFSIQPNKPLHLITTKDMGRVAAYVIKHPTKYIGQEIELAGDVLTPLEMAEAFSQAQGVKVVYKETPAWIFLLLLQKELFDLIQWYRKQGYQADVWRLREEEFPGILTTFREFLLETNWANPELTYESL from the coding sequence ATGTCAAATTTCCCCGATCGCACAGAGTCAAACACCGATAAAGTCTTACTCATCGGAGTTACTGGCGGCACAGGTGGAAATGTCGTCAAGGGATTTCTCGAACAGAAAGTTACCAACCTGCGAGTCATCACTAGAGAAATTGACCTTAATCGTCCAGCTCTTGCAAAACTCAACGATGCCGGAGTTGAACTGGTAAAAGCCAACCTCGACGATGAAATCTCCCTTATAGAAGCCTTTACAGGAATTTCGGCTGTTTACTGCCACGCTACTTCTGCGGACTCCGCTAAAATTGACCCGTTAGAGGTGGAGAGAGCAAGGCGAGTTGCACAAGTAGCTAAACAGGCTGACATTAAGCACTTTGTCTACAATTCCGCAGGTGGGGCGGATAGGAATTCACGAATCCCCCGCATAGAGCAAAAGTATCAAGTAGAGAAAATTCTCAAAGAAGTTGGCTTACCGACTACCATGTTGCGAGCTTGCTTGTTTATGGAGGAGTTTTGGAAGAAGTACACGCGACCTTCCATCCTCAAAGGTAGTTTCCCATTTTCCATTCAACCAAACAAGCCCCTTCATCTAATTACAACGAAGGACATGGGGCGCGTTGCTGCTTACGTAATTAAACATCCCACTAAGTATATTGGTCAAGAAATTGAGCTAGCTGGCGATGTGCTGACTCCTCTTGAGATGGCAGAGGCATTCTCCCAAGCGCAGGGGGTGAAAGTTGTTTATAAAGAGACACCCGCCTGGATTTTCTTACTCTTGCTGCAAAAGGAACTGTTCGATTTGATTCAGTGGTATCGCAAGCAAGGTTATCAAGCCGATGTCTGGCGTTTACGAGAAGAGGAGTTTCCTGGAATTCTGACCACATTTAGGGAATTTTTGCTAGAAACCAACTGGGCAAATCCGGAACTCACCTACGAGAGTCTGTAA
- a CDS encoding red chlorophyll catabolite reductase — protein sequence MFEQQANVDSTTLFEQLWNLTNELRQKIDARFELHPDPSVENLQQYSSLDGNMKGSLTAFSGKEIDWLVHSWLGNPEKSTFSTMRLTTWLKSHIQVPHLAFEFGTLPNGNILFYIDYIARTELLTDLAYLDRYYEPVNQTFLKLQEDSRLKVFTSKSAYIRLFQSPVSLCYTGAPTFETLELTRTVAHETLDRWLTWVDAAEPVPEDARTALASRDLALRRTSAERDPGNKFAAQKFGSELTDKLMRSLWGGDRISR from the coding sequence GTGTTTGAGCAGCAAGCTAATGTAGACAGCACAACCTTATTTGAACAGTTGTGGAATTTGACAAACGAACTCCGTCAGAAAATAGACGCTCGTTTTGAATTACATCCAGACCCTTCTGTAGAAAATTTACAGCAATACAGCAGTCTCGATGGCAATATGAAGGGTTCGCTCACCGCTTTTTCCGGGAAAGAAATTGACTGGCTAGTGCATTCGTGGCTAGGAAATCCTGAAAAATCAACCTTTAGTACTATGCGTCTCACCACTTGGTTGAAGTCGCATATTCAAGTTCCTCATTTGGCCTTTGAGTTTGGCACACTTCCAAATGGAAATATCTTATTTTATATAGATTACATTGCCCGAACTGAGCTTTTAACCGATTTGGCATATCTCGATCGCTACTATGAGCCAGTTAATCAAACATTCTTAAAGTTACAGGAAGATTCGCGCCTCAAGGTATTTACCAGCAAAAGTGCATATATTCGTCTATTTCAATCGCCTGTTAGTCTTTGCTACACTGGCGCACCTACTTTTGAAACCCTCGAACTGACACGCACAGTTGCACACGAAACACTCGATCGCTGGCTAACTTGGGTAGATGCAGCTGAACCTGTGCCAGAAGATGCACGCACCGCTTTAGCATCTCGTGATTTGGCACTGCGCCGTACCAGCGCTGAACGTGACCCAGGTAATAAATTTGCCGCACAGAAGTTTGGATCTGAATTGACAGATAAACTTATGCGATCGCTCTGGGGTGGTGATCGAATTAGTCGTTAG
- a CDS encoding nitrilase-related carbon-nitrogen hydrolase: MPINPESYRALALQVTSHAVNQTSDASGGLRLRHEARSLIQNSINRLAQQIAASIAFIGFDCRLIVLPEYFLTGFPMGDTLAGWAEKACIEMAGAEYEALGKIAQKHKIFLAGNAYEVDPNFPGLYFQTCFILDPSGSIVLRYRRLNSLFAPTPHDVWDKYLDCYGLEGVFPVAKTEIGNLAALASEEILYPEVARCLAMRGAEIFVHSTSEVYNKNLTPKDAAKITRAVENMAYVVSANTAGIANIAIPIASADGGSKIIDHRGIVLAETDAGESMAAFAEIDLGALRRDRRRPGLNNLLSRQRFELYAESYLQSHFYPANTILEGEVDRKHFLQTQQATIERLAKLGII; this comes from the coding sequence ATGCCCATTAATCCAGAATCATACCGAGCTTTAGCACTGCAAGTTACCTCTCATGCAGTCAACCAAACAAGCGATGCCTCCGGCGGGCTACGCCTACGCCACGAAGCGCGATCGCTCATCCAAAACTCTATCAACCGCCTAGCACAACAAATTGCTGCCAGTATCGCTTTCATCGGCTTTGATTGTCGTTTAATTGTACTGCCAGAATATTTCCTCACGGGTTTCCCGATGGGAGATACTCTAGCAGGGTGGGCAGAAAAAGCTTGTATAGAAATGGCTGGTGCTGAGTATGAAGCACTTGGTAAAATCGCCCAAAAGCATAAAATCTTTTTGGCTGGTAACGCATACGAAGTTGACCCCAACTTTCCCGGATTGTACTTTCAAACCTGCTTTATTCTTGACCCTTCTGGCTCAATTGTTTTGCGGTATCGGCGGCTAAATTCCTTATTTGCTCCCACACCTCATGATGTTTGGGATAAATATCTTGACTGCTATGGTTTAGAGGGAGTTTTCCCCGTAGCCAAAACGGAGATCGGTAATTTGGCAGCTTTAGCATCAGAAGAAATTTTGTATCCAGAAGTGGCGAGGTGTCTAGCGATGCGAGGAGCGGAGATTTTTGTCCATTCCACCTCGGAAGTATACAACAAAAACCTCACACCTAAAGACGCGGCAAAAATCACTCGCGCCGTCGAAAATATGGCTTATGTAGTTTCAGCCAATACCGCAGGCATCGCTAATATTGCTATCCCCATTGCTTCGGCTGATGGTGGTTCTAAAATCATTGACCATCGCGGAATCGTTTTAGCAGAAACAGATGCAGGTGAGAGCATGGCAGCATTTGCTGAGATTGATTTAGGAGCATTACGCCGCGATCGCCGCCGACCAGGGTTAAATAATTTACTTTCCCGCCAGCGATTTGAACTATACGCCGAAAGTTATCTCCAATCACACTTCTACCCAGCTAATACTATCCTGGAAGGAGAAGTAGACCGCAAACACTTCCTCCAAACGCAGCAAGCCACCATTGAGCGGTTAGCAAAACTGGGAATTATTTGA
- a CDS encoding sensor histidine kinase, whose translation MTIYLKNIIKMHLYLSNKLRFVPYQIVTITLLLTLILFIPQICLNWQAYYNFNSITKYEFKLQMLSDEITYLDEVLTMSARMNAATGKFIWEERYRQFEPKLDLAIKQSIKLAPKVYENEDAKKVDAANQRLVEMEYQSFELVKKNQKDIAQILLSNREYESQKQTYADGVAKRKRNISLQLQQKVDDSYKKMFWAILESIISLAMLIPAWLLVLHLLQQYLKAKKIAQAALEETNYRLEMQVAERTAKLKHKNNQLQQTLQELQQAQVQLIQTEKMSSLGQLVAGVAHEINNPVNFIYGNLMHVREYSQDLLSLINLYQQQKFNYSPQLSSLIDEIDLEFIIDDLPKVLSSMAVGTDRIREIVLTLRNFSRLDEAEMKPVDIHEGIDSTLLILQYRLKGKHKQQEIAIIKDYGDLPLIECYAGGLNQVFMNILSNAIDALYEWEEESLNLKGETKKHLSSIMIHTQVKNEECVIISIKDNGPGIPDKVKTKLFDPFFTTKPIGKGTGLGLSISYQIIVDKHKGTIKCISAPGKGTEFLIEIPIKQTR comes from the coding sequence ATGACCATATATTTAAAAAATATTATCAAAATGCACCTTTACCTTTCTAATAAACTGAGATTCGTTCCCTATCAAATAGTAACTATAACGTTACTGCTAACATTAATCTTATTTATTCCTCAAATTTGCCTCAACTGGCAAGCATATTATAACTTTAATAGTATTACTAAATATGAATTTAAACTCCAAATGCTGAGTGATGAAATTACTTATCTTGATGAAGTTTTAACAATGTCAGCACGCATGAATGCTGCTACAGGAAAATTTATTTGGGAGGAACGATATCGCCAATTTGAACCTAAACTTGATCTTGCTATTAAACAATCTATTAAATTAGCTCCTAAAGTGTATGAAAATGAGGATGCTAAAAAAGTTGATGCTGCTAATCAACGCTTAGTAGAAATGGAATATCAATCTTTTGAATTGGTTAAAAAAAATCAAAAAGACATAGCACAGATATTACTTTCTAACCGCGAGTATGAAAGCCAAAAACAAACTTATGCTGATGGTGTTGCTAAAAGAAAGCGTAATATCTCACTTCAGTTACAGCAGAAAGTTGATGATTCTTACAAAAAAATGTTTTGGGCAATTTTAGAATCTATTATAAGTTTAGCCATGCTGATTCCAGCATGGCTTTTAGTATTGCACTTATTACAGCAATACTTAAAAGCTAAAAAAATTGCTCAAGCCGCTTTAGAAGAAACGAATTATAGGTTAGAAATGCAAGTTGCAGAGAGAACGGCAAAATTAAAACACAAAAATAATCAATTACAACAGACACTGCAAGAATTGCAACAGGCTCAAGTACAACTTATTCAAACTGAAAAAATGTCTTCATTAGGTCAGCTAGTTGCTGGTGTTGCTCATGAAATAAATAATCCAGTTAATTTCATTTATGGTAACCTGATGCATGTTAGAGAATATAGTCAGGATTTACTAAGTTTAATTAACCTATATCAGCAACAAAAATTTAATTATAGCCCACAACTAAGTAGTCTGATTGATGAGATAGATTTAGAATTTATTATTGATGATCTGCCGAAAGTCTTATCTTCAATGGCAGTTGGTACTGACCGCATTCGTGAGATTGTGCTAACTTTGCGGAACTTCTCGCGTCTTGATGAAGCAGAAATGAAACCTGTTGATATTCATGAAGGAATTGATAGCACTCTATTAATTTTACAATATCGTCTCAAAGGAAAGCATAAACAGCAAGAGATTGCAATAATCAAAGATTATGGTGATTTGCCTCTTATTGAATGTTATGCAGGAGGACTGAATCAAGTCTTTATGAATATTTTAAGTAACGCTATTGATGCTTTATATGAATGGGAAGAAGAGTCTTTAAATTTAAAAGGGGAGACTAAAAAACACCTTAGCTCTATTATGATCCATACTCAAGTTAAGAATGAAGAGTGCGTGATTATTAGTATTAAAGATAATGGGCCAGGAATACCAGATAAAGTTAAGACTAAATTGTTTGATCCTTTCTTTACTACTAAACCTATAGGTAAAGGTACTGGCTTAGGACTATCTATTAGTTACCAGATTATAGTAGATAAGCACAAGGGAACAATCAAGTGTATTTCTGCACCCGGTAAGGGTACAGAGTTTTTGATTGAGATCCCTATCAAGCAGACGCGGTAA